One Tachysurus vachellii isolate PV-2020 chromosome 18, HZAU_Pvac_v1, whole genome shotgun sequence DNA segment encodes these proteins:
- the trap1 gene encoding heat shock protein 75 kDa, mitochondrial isoform X2 has translation MKQYSTELRLWSPNHVGVKLTFRSHSTQTESAEDEILNNIINDTEKIQGSYSKHEFQAETKKLLDIVARSLYSEKEVFIRELISNGSDALEKLRYKLITGGGDSEPLEIHLQTDVARGILTIQDTGIGMNEGELIRNLGTIACSGSKAFLETLQSQAEAKSNIIGQFGVGFYSAFMVADKVDVYSQSAEPGVPGYKWSSDGSGVFQIAEASGVRQGTKIVLHLKDECKEFSSEDLVKAVVNKYSNFVSFPIYLNGRRLNTLQALWMMDPKEISDWQHEEFYRYIAKAYDKPRYILHYRADAPLNIRSIFYVPEMKPNMFDVSREMGSRVALYSRKVLIQSSASEILPKWLRFMQGVVDSEDIPLNLSRELLQEGSLIRKLRDVLQLRIIRFLLDQSKKEPEKYSCFFEDYGLFIREGIITSAEQDIKEDIAKLLRFESSALPAGQQTSLMDYASRMKAGTRNIYYLCAPNRHLAEHSPYYEAMKMKDMEVLFCYEQFDELTLLHLREFDRKLLISVETDIVVDHYKEENFEASKPEQLCEQHAEDLMAWMRNCLGRKVTNIKVTPRLNAHPAMITVLEMGAVRHFLRTQQLARSEEERTQILQPTLEINAGHDLIKKLYVLKDSNPDLARLLLEQIFDNAMITAGLNDDPRPMISRLNDLLTKAMAKH, from the exons gGTCCTATTCTAAGCATGAGTTCCAGGCAGAAACTAAAAAGTTGCTGGACATTGTGGCCAGATCTCTGTACTCTGAGAAAGAG GTGTTCATAAGAGAGCTTATCTCAAATGGTAGTGATGCGTTGGAGAAGTTGCGATATAAGCTTATTACAGGAGGAGGAGATTCTGAACCTTTGGAAATCCATCTACAGACTGATGTAGCTAGAGGCATTTTAACTATTCAG gaCACTGGCATTGGGATGAATGAAGGGGAACTTATAAGAAACCTGGGCACCATTGCATGCTCTGGCTCTAAG GCTTTTCTGGAGACTCTTCAGAGCCAAGCAGAGGCCAAAAGCAACATAATCGGGCAGTTTGGTGTTGGGTTTTACTCTGCATTTATGGTGGCTGACAAAGTAGATGTTTACTCTCAGAGTGCAGAGCCTGGTGTTCCCGGATACAAGTGGTCCTCAGAcgg CTCAGGAGTGTTCCAAATTGCTGAGGCCAGTGGGGTGAGACAGGGCACTAAGATTGTCTTACACCTGAAAGATGAATGCAAGGAGTTTTCTTCTGAGGACCTTGTTAAAG CGGTTGTGAACAAGTACAGCAACTTTGTCAGTTTCCCCATTTACCTGAATGGCAGAAGACTGAACACACTGCAG GCTCTCTGGATGATGGACCCCAAAGAGATCAGTGATTGGCAGCATGAGGAATTTTATCGGTATATAGCTAAGGCATATGATAAACCTCGCTACATACTGCACTACCGTGCTGATGCTCCCCTCAACATACGCAGCATTTTCTATGTTCCTGAGATG AAACCAAACATGTTTGATGTGAGTCGAGAGATGGGCTCCAGAGTGGCTCTATACAGCCGGAAAGTCTTGATCCAATCCAGTGCTTCAGAAATTTTGCCCAAGTGGCTGCGCTTTATGCAAG gagtGGTGGACAGTGAGGACATCCCCTTGAATCTCAGCAGAGAGTTACTACAGGAAGGCTCTCTCATCAG GAAATTGAGGGATGTATTGCAGCTGCGAATCATCCGTTTCCTGTTGGACCAGAGCAAGAAAGAGCCTGAGAAATATTCTTGCTTCTTCGAAGACTATGGACTTTTTATACGAGAAGGCATCATCACCAGTGCTGAGCAGGACATTAAG GAGGATATAGCAAAGCTGCTTCGTTTTGAGTCCTCAGCATTGCCAGCAGGGCAGCAAACTAGCCTCATGGACTATGCCTCACGCATGAAGGCAGGCACCAGGAACATCTACTACTTGTGTGCTCCCAACCGCCATCTGGCTGAACACTCTCCATACTATGAGGCCATGAAAATGAAGGACATGGAG GTGCTTTTCTGTTATGAGCAATTTGATGAGCTAACGCTGCTCCACCTCAGAGAGTTCGACAGGAAGCTACTCATCTCTGTGGAAACTGACATTGTTGTTGACCACTACAAGGAAGAAAATTTTGAAGCCAGCAAGCCAG AACAATTATGCGAGCAGCATGCTGAGGATCTAATGGCATGGATGAGGAACTGTCTTGGTCGGAAAGTCACAAACATCAAG GTGACTCCTCGTCTGAATGCTCACCCCGCCATGATCACAGTGCTGGAGATGGGAGCAGTCCGTCATTTCCTTCGCACTCAGCAGCTGGCACGTAGTGAGGAGGAGAGGACGCAAATCCTTCAGCCAACCCTGGAGATCAATGCTGG GCATGACCTCATCAAGAAGCTTTATGTGTTGAAAGACTCAAATCCTGACCTTGCACGGCTGCTTCTTGAGCAG ATTTTTGACAATGCTATGATCACAGCTGGTCTGAATGATGACCCTCGACCAATGATCTCTCGCCTAAATGATCTGCTGACCAAAGCCATGGCGAAACACTGA